From Bdellovibrio sp. KM01:
AGCTTGCTCACTATGCCCAGGTTCCTCCCTATTTCCTTGAGAACTACAGCGAGCAAGCTCGCCTGTGGACTGCAAAAAAATTAGAGCAAACCATGGTCGTTTTGTCTGAGACTGACAAGGCTCTAAAATCATCACCACTTTCCAGCCACATTTGGCTAGAGAATATGGTCCTAAAAACCTGCACGGCTTAATTTCAGTGAAAAAGGTCCAACTGCTGCGTTGTCGGGCGGCTTTCTCGCTTCAGCGTGCCTGGGGCACGCCTGCGCGGCGCGTGCCTTCTCCGCCTTGCATTTGGGCCTTTTTGACTGAAATTACCTTTTTAGTTTGTGCGGTGTAGACACCGAAGCGGTGTTTTGATTTATTCTCATTTTGAGACGTCAAATAACTAGTGGTCGCAGTGACACCTTTTGTTCTTCCATGAAGTTCTTCTGTTTATATTCATTCTGGTTTGATTAGCACGGCATAGCTCTTGAAATGAAGCCTCACTATATGGAGGCTTCTATGAAACAGGTTATTGCTGCTATCGTTATGGTTTTATCTGTACCGACAATCTCAATGGCAACGGCGATGTCTCCAGAAAGATCCAGATGCTGGTCGATGGAAACATCGTTAGATAGTTATAAGGCCTGGAGTAAATCCTACAGTAAGTTTAAGGCCGAGGAACTGAACCTTGATGAGGCGACGCGATTTGATCTAAAGCAAAAGGCCTTAACAAAGGTTGTGATGTTAACTGAAGACTTCGCTAAACAAGCCCAAGTGAAAGCGCCCGTGAATTTAATTACTCAAGCAAAAGATCTGATCACAGAGACCAAAGCTGGTCACATTCCGCGGGCTTCAGCCGTAAAAATTATGACTTCAGGCTTAGAGCGATTTGAAGAAAAAATGGGTGAGATGATCAATAGAGCTGAAACTGACAATCAAGAGTGTTTCATGAAAGAAAGAGTCATTTATACCGAAAAAGATTCTGCTATAAAGTCTTCCAAAGCTGTTAACTAGGATTAAAAGTTATTCTTAATTTAAAGTTATTCCTTTTATTGATTACATCAGTAGCGGTTTCCCACTCGGAAGCCGCAATGCCTATTTTAATAGATCAATCCGGCCTATTTCCCCAAATCGAATGCTCAATCCAAGAGATCCGTGGATTGTGCGCTCTGGATTTAGGAGCAGAAAACACTTTCATTTCAGCGAGAGCCGCCAAAGGCTTAAAAATCACCGGCGAGCAATCCATGCAAACCCTTGGCGGGATCGAAACATATCCCACAGTAGAAATTAAATCGTTAAAAATAGGCGGCGAACAGCTAGCCCAAAACTTTAAATCTTTAGTGCAACTAGAAATCCCAACAACCTCAGGCCAAGAACTGATCGGCACCATTGGAGCCGATGCCATCAAAGACAAAACCCTCATCATCGATAACGTTAGAATCCTGTCAACATCAGCAGCAATTTACATCAACCCAACCCAAGAACAATTGAAGCCTTTCAAAACCACAGGCAAATTGATCCCGGCAAAACGTCCCATCATAGAAATCAAAATAGGCAACAAAATCGCTAAAGCCTTAATAGACACCCACGCCCAAAGCGCAGTAACCGGTACCTTCGTAAAAAACAACCCCGAGCTATTCCAACTATTAGGCCGCGAGCAAAAAACCGACATAGCAGGCTTCACAAAGTCCTATATGATGGCCCAACCCACAGCACAAATCTGCATCCAAAACCAATGCACAAAAAACCTATGGCCCTACATGGTCATACCACCCCAAGAAAACATAGATATCATCCTAGGCATAGACTACATCCAACAATACACCTGGCTCCTATCTCCAAGGAACGCCACCTTTTCCGCAATCATAAAGAAAAAATAGATCCTCTTAATTCATTTCCCAAAAATTGAAATCAGAACTTCGAACCTAGCAAAGCAGCCGAAGTTCATTTCCACTTTGAACAAGAATCCTGTTCTTGGGCTTGGCTGTGGGGAGGGACGCGTGTGCAGCGACCTCCGTCGGCGCAGGATGCGCGAACCCGCCAAAGGCGGGCGACGGTGAGCCCGGATGGCGTGTCGCGGAACACGCGTCCCTCCCCACAGCCAAACCCAAGCACCGCGAACCACCGTCTCAAAGTGAGACAAAGAAACAAGACTGCATTGAAAGAGTCAAAATTCCGATAAGCACTCCATGGCAGCAGACTTTCAGAAAATCAACATTCCAACGATAGAGGACAAAGCCGGTGGCTTCCGCCGTCAGTATCCGCGTCGTGTGATGAAACGCAAAATAGGCGTCCTGTGTGACGGTTCCTATTTTATCGTGGAATCTGGAGAGATCGGTGAAGGTGGTATGTCGATTATTTCCGATTATCTGCTCAATGAAGGTGACGAAGTCGTCGTGAGCTTTCAAATCCCTCAGGGGGATTTCGTGTTTCTGCGTGGGGTGGTTCGTTCCACACAAAAAAAGCAGGGTGACGCGACGGTCACCCATGGTCTTAGCTTTAGCAATATTAACTTTGCTACTAAAAGACAAATTCGCGCCTTTGTATCAGCGCGAACTCATTCCTCTTCTCAAGCTGCTTAAATAGAAAAGGGCGACTCAAAGGTCACCCAATTTCTAACTCAAAATTTTAAGCCGGAATTACTTCGCAGTTGCGCGAGTAGAAAGACGGCTGATTTTGCGAGAAGCAGTTTCTTTTTTGATAACGCCAGTTTTAGCAGCTTTCATCACTTGAGAAGTGAAGTTTTTCAACAACTCAGGAAGAGCTTTCACGTCTTTAGCTTCGATAGCTTTAACTAGTTTTTTTTCAGCTGTTTTTACAGTGCTTTTACGAGCATTGTTTACTGCTGTTTTACGGATAGATTGACGAGCTCTTTTTGCTGCTGACTTATGATTTGCCAAGGTATAGCCTCCACTTAATCTTTATAAACGAACCAAAGGGATTAACATAGGGTGTCTGTGGAGGCAAGCGGATTAAAAGAAGATCGCAAAAAGGTCTTCAAAAGAGCCTTTTTCATGGCGGGCGGGACCCTAACGAGCCGCGTTTTGGGGTTATTCCGCGATATGGCCCTGGCAGCCCTCTTTGATCGTACGGTCACCGATGCGTGGACCGCGGCGTTTCGCTTGCCCAACCTTTTCCGTCGGCTTTTTGGCGAAGGCTCCCTCTCTGTGAGCTTTATTCCCGTTTTTATTGAAGCTCAGGCTGAAGATGTCTCCGGCAAAAGATCCCGAAATCTTATAAATGCCATTTACACGTTGTTACTGATCGTTCTGGGGGGACTGACCTTGTGGGGGATTATCAGCATGGAGCCGCTGTTAAAGCTGCTTTTAGCGGATAATTATGTGCTCGATGTTCAAAAATGGAATCTGACCGTGCGAATGGCGCGAATTATGTTTGGTTTCGTGTTCTTCGTTTGCTCCTACGCTTATTTCATGGGCATTTTGAATGCTCTGGGGAGCTTTGCTTTGCCGGCCTTGGCACCCGCTCTTTTGAATATTTCGATGCTGGTTTTTACCTTTATGCCGGGAACGTGGTTTCGTGACATGGGGGACGGCCTCGCTTGGGGTGTATTTATCGGTGGGTTGCTGCAAGCGGTGATTTTATGGTGGGCCCTGCGCGAGAAAAACTATCTGCCGCGGTTCACTCGCCAATTGTGGAGTTCGGATGTCCGCCTGGTTTTAAAAAACATGGTGCCGGGTCTTTTAGGGGCGGGACTGTTGCAACTAGCGACCTTAGTGAACTTGCATTTTGCGAGTGGCTTGGGTGAGGGGGCTCTATCTTATATTTACTGGGCCGATCGACTGCTTGAGCTTCCGTTGTCATTGGTGGCGGTGAGTATTGGAACCGCTTTGTTGCCGACATTAAGTGATCTCGCTCAACGAAAACAAAAAGAGCAGTTTCAGTCTGTTCTTCAGGAACACTTTTTAATGAATCTGTATTTGGCCTGGCCTGCGGCAGTGGGGTTGTTTTGTCTGGCTCAGCCGATTGTGGAAGTGCTTTTTTATCGCGGACATTTCAGTGCCGCTGATGCTGTGGCTACCACGATGGTTCTTAAAATTTATGCGATCAGTTTGATTTTGGTTTCCTCGGTCCGAGTTTTGGTTCCTGCATTTTATGCTGTGAAAAACACCTGGGTGCCGGCAGTGACTTCTTTGCTGGGCTTGGCTCTGCATATTGGGATGGCGCCGCTTTGGATTCAGTCTTTGGGACTGCAGGGGTTGGTGGTTTCAAGTTTGGTTGCCGCCGCAGTACAGCTCATCATGATTTTAGGTTTGATGAGGTTGTATTCAGTCGGGATGAATTGGTGGGCGATGGCTAAAGAGCTTGTGAAAATTCTGGTGGCGGGTTTGATGATGGCGGTCGTTGCTGGAAACCTGGGTGATACGGTAACGGCTACTTCATCAAGTTTGCTTAAGACGGTATTTTTGGTGGGTGTTATTTCCGTCTGTGTTCTGGTGTATGGCTACACGTCTATGAAAATGAAAGTCGAGCAGGGGAGGTTCCTGCTCGACTTTGTGAAATGTAAAAAATCTTAAGCTTCAATCATTGATTTATCGACACCCAATACCAATTTATTCAACTCCACAGTCAAACCCTGAGCCGTAGTAGCAAGACCATTGATCTCGGCACCTGTTGCTGCGATTTCTTCAGAAGAAGCGGCATTTGATTGAGAAGCCTGATCCAATTGGTTCATCGCTTTGCTGATTTGTTGAATGCCGGTTGTTTGCTCACCGCTGGCGGCGGCGATTTCATTGTTCAAGTCAGAAACCTTTTTGATCGAGTTTACGATGTTTGCAAGGACGGTTCCGCTTTGGTCAGCAATCTCACTTCCGCGCTCAATCTGAGAAACCGATTCCTTAATCAATGAAGAAATATCTTTTGCAGAGGAAGCACTTCTTTGCGCCAAAGCCCGAACGGCTTCTGCTACGACCGCAAAGCCTTTGCCTTGTTCGCCGGCACGAGCGGCTTCGACCGCTGCGTTTAAGGCCAGCAGATTCGTTTGAAAGGCAATATCATCGATAACTGAAATGATCTCTTCGATTTTTCTGGATGATTGGGAGATTTGGGTCATTGCTGTGATCAGATTCTTGATGTCCGTTTCGCCTTCTTCAGCGGCCTGTCGTGAAGAGCCGGAAAGACTTGCCGCTTGTTTGGCATTGTCAGAGTTCATTTGCACCATGGATGTCAATTCCTCAAGAGCCGCAACTGTTTCTTCAAGGGAAGCCGCAGCTTCTGTCGAGGAATGGGAAAGACTGTTACTGGCTTCGCTGAGTTGCTCGACCGAAGAAGCCACATTAGAGCTCGCATCTGTTAAGCGGCTCGCAATTGAAGCGACAGCTCCTGACATCCGCGCAGCGAACAGGCAAAGGATTGAAAAGATAGCGATACCGGCCACGACTGAGGTTGCAATGAGCATGTTCGCGGCTTCTTTTTGAAGAGCTTTAGCCTCGAGTTGCTGTTTTTCAGATGTTTCCTCATAAAGTTTTGCAACGTCACGATTGAAGTTACGAACGATACCGCCGAATTTCGTGTAGGGACCCTTTAAAAGTTTACGCGCTTCATTTATTTTTTCAGGATCGTTTGTTTTAACCAGTTCAAGGATAGAGTCCATGGCCTTATAGAAGTCGCCAATGACAACCTTAGCTGGCTCGAACATCTGAGCTTCCGTAGGCAAAAAGGGTGCTTCTGCGTAAGACTTGTAGTTGGATTTAAATTCTTCAACACCTTCCATCGCTGAAGCAATGGATTTTGCTCGATCTGTGTCGTTATCAGCATCCATCGCTGCAAGAGCTTGATAAGCGAACTTGTTGCGGGACTGGCGCATTTCGCCAATATACTGAAGATTCGGCACGATCGTGTTGCTATAGACTGTCAGCATGGCATTGTAACGGTTGACCGTCACCGTCGACACTCCAAACAAAATGGCAAACCCGATAATGGGGAGGATCGCCGTAAACATCAGACGACCTTTAATACCTCTGAACCAACTTGAAATACCCTGTGATTTCATATGAACCCTCTATGGTCTTTCGGGGAGTAGTCCCCACCTTAAGTTACGTATTAAAATCCGTCAGTGGTGCCTACTTTGCGATCTGATTCCTCATCAAAGGGGATCATATCAGATGCAGTTGACGGAGCTGGCGCACTCTTTTTGGAAGCGGCCATCGCCGTTGCGGGCTTTTTGAAAGGAATGACCTTTTTCGAAGCCGTTGCAGTAGTGGACTTTTTCACGGGACTCTCTGTATGAGTCATAACCGGAATGTCGGAATTTCCATAGATCACTTGGCCCAGTTCCACCGTCAGATTCTGAGTCGTCATTGCAAGATTATTAATCTCACCACTAGTTGCGGCTATTTCCTCTGCAGAAGCGGCATTAGACTGAGAAGACTGATCCAATTGATTCATGGCTTTACTGATTTGCTGAATTCCGGTTGTTTGCTCGGAACTTGCCGCTGCGATCTCGTTATTCAAATCGGAAACCTTTTTGATCGAGCTTACGATGTTTGAGAGGACGGCGCCGCTTTCATCAGCGATTCTGCTGCCATTTTCAATTTGCGAAACGGAGTCTTTGATTAATGAAGAGATGTCTTTGGCTGAAGAAGCACTTCTTTGTGCCAGAGCACGAACTGCTTCAGCAACTACGGCAAAACCTTTGCCTTGTTCACCGGCACGAGCTGCCTCAACCGCTGCATTCAGTGCCAACAAGTTTGTTTGGAAGGCGATGTCATCAATAACAGAGATAATTTCTTCAATTTTACGTGAAGATTGAGAGATCTCTGT
This genomic window contains:
- a CDS encoding aspartyl protease family protein — its product is MPILIDQSGLFPQIECSIQEIRGLCALDLGAENTFISARAAKGLKITGEQSMQTLGGIETYPTVEIKSLKIGGEQLAQNFKSLVQLEIPTTSGQELIGTIGADAIKDKTLIIDNVRILSTSAAIYINPTQEQLKPFKTTGKLIPAKRPIIEIKIGNKIAKALIDTHAQSAVTGTFVKNNPELFQLLGREQKTDIAGFTKSYMMAQPTAQICIQNQCTKNLWPYMVIPPQENIDIILGIDYIQQYTWLLSPRNATFSAIIKKK
- the rpsT gene encoding 30S ribosomal protein S20 is translated as MANHKSAAKRARQSIRKTAVNNARKSTVKTAEKKLVKAIEAKDVKALPELLKNFTSQVMKAAKTGVIKKETASRKISRLSTRATAK
- the murJ gene encoding murein biosynthesis integral membrane protein MurJ; amino-acid sequence: MEASGLKEDRKKVFKRAFFMAGGTLTSRVLGLFRDMALAALFDRTVTDAWTAAFRLPNLFRRLFGEGSLSVSFIPVFIEAQAEDVSGKRSRNLINAIYTLLLIVLGGLTLWGIISMEPLLKLLLADNYVLDVQKWNLTVRMARIMFGFVFFVCSYAYFMGILNALGSFALPALAPALLNISMLVFTFMPGTWFRDMGDGLAWGVFIGGLLQAVILWWALREKNYLPRFTRQLWSSDVRLVLKNMVPGLLGAGLLQLATLVNLHFASGLGEGALSYIYWADRLLELPLSLVAVSIGTALLPTLSDLAQRKQKEQFQSVLQEHFLMNLYLAWPAAVGLFCLAQPIVEVLFYRGHFSAADAVATTMVLKIYAISLILVSSVRVLVPAFYAVKNTWVPAVTSLLGLALHIGMAPLWIQSLGLQGLVVSSLVAAAVQLIMILGLMRLYSVGMNWWAMAKELVKILVAGLMMAVVAGNLGDTVTATSSSLLKTVFLVGVISVCVLVYGYTSMKMKVEQGRFLLDFVKCKKS
- a CDS encoding PilZ domain-containing protein, giving the protein MAADFQKINIPTIEDKAGGFRRQYPRRVMKRKIGVLCDGSYFIVESGEIGEGGMSIISDYLLNEGDEVVVSFQIPQGDFVFLRGVVRSTQKKQGDATVTHGLSFSNINFATKRQIRAFVSARTHSSSQAA
- a CDS encoding methyl-accepting chemotaxis protein; the encoded protein is MKSQGISSWFRGIKGRLMFTAILPIIGFAILFGVSTVTVNRYNAMLTVYSNTIVPNLQYIGEMRQSRNKFAYQALAAMDADNDTDRAKSIASAMEGVEEFKSNYKSYAEAPFLPTEAQMFEPAKVVIGDFYKAMDSILELVKTNDPEKINEARKLLKGPYTKFGGIVRNFNRDVAKLYEETSEKQQLEAKALQKEAANMLIATSVVAGIAIFSILCLFAARMSGAVASIASRLTDASSNVASSVEQLSEASNSLSHSSTEAAASLEETVAALEELTSMVQMNSDNAKQAASLSGSSRQAAEEGETDIKNLITAMTQISQSSRKIEEIISVIDDIAFQTNLLALNAAVEAARAGEQGKGFAVVAEAVRALAQRSASSAKDISSLIKESVSQIERGSEIADQSGTVLANIVNSIKKVSDLNNEIAAASGEQTTGIQQISKAMNQLDQASQSNAASSEEIAATGAEINGLATTAQGLTVELNKLVLGVDKSMIEA